The following are from one region of the Bacillus methanolicus MGA3 genome:
- the truA gene encoding tRNA pseudouridine(38-40) synthase TruA, which produces MQRYKCTITYDGSQFSGYQIQPGMRTIQGEIEAALSKLHKGERIKISASGRTDAGVHAKGQVIHFDSALAIPTAKWEIALNSVLPDDIAVIRVEKAAPNFHARFDAVGKEYRYFVYLSPKRDPFKRHYAYQFPYPLDYVAMKEALKYLIGTHDFTSFCSAKTEIEDKVRTIEEIEFFEEGDLLVFRFVGNGFLYNMVRILTGTLLEVGSGNRSPYSIPDILEKKDRQYAGKTAPAHGLYLWKVFY; this is translated from the coding sequence ATGCAAAGATATAAATGTACGATTACTTATGACGGATCTCAATTTTCAGGATATCAGATCCAGCCAGGCATGCGGACAATCCAGGGAGAAATTGAAGCCGCCTTGTCAAAACTTCATAAAGGCGAACGTATAAAGATCAGTGCTTCCGGACGCACCGATGCGGGGGTCCATGCTAAAGGACAAGTTATTCACTTTGATTCTGCTTTAGCGATTCCGACAGCGAAATGGGAAATAGCCTTAAATTCGGTCTTGCCTGATGATATTGCTGTCATCCGAGTGGAAAAAGCGGCTCCCAACTTTCATGCCCGATTTGACGCGGTGGGAAAAGAGTACCGCTATTTTGTTTATTTATCACCGAAACGCGATCCATTTAAACGCCATTATGCTTACCAGTTTCCTTACCCGCTTGATTATGTTGCGATGAAGGAAGCTCTTAAATACTTAATAGGCACACATGATTTTACAAGCTTCTGCTCGGCCAAAACAGAAATCGAGGATAAAGTCCGGACAATTGAAGAAATTGAATTTTTCGAAGAGGGAGATCTTCTTGTGTTCCGGTTCGTCGGAAACGGATTTCTCTATAACATGGTGCGAATTCTTACAGGAACATTGCTTGAAGTGGGGAGCGGCAACCGAAGTCCGTATTCGATCCCAGATATTCTTGAAAAAAAAGACCGTCAGTATGCAGGAAAAACAGCGCCGGCACATGGTTTATATTTGTGGAAGGTTTTTTATTAA
- a CDS encoding energy-coupling factor ABC transporter ATP-binding protein yields MEEALVVLDHVSFQYEGQEGYALKDVSFEIRKGEWVAIVGHNGSGKSTLAKLLNGLQFPKEGKIRVCGIESTEESVWEVRKRIGMVFQNPDNQFVGTTVQDDVAFGLENNGIPREVMVQRVKEALEKVNMDQFLDQEPHHLSGGQKQRVAIAGILALRPEIIILDEATSMLDPRGREEVLQTIRDLKDAEGLTVISITHDLEEAAKADRILVMNKGQLYREGTPEQIFQMDEELIELGLDIPFPVKMSKALRERGLSIPKYFLSEEELVKELWTSHCNK; encoded by the coding sequence ATGGAAGAAGCGCTTGTTGTTCTTGATCATGTTTCTTTTCAATACGAAGGACAAGAAGGATATGCATTAAAAGATGTTTCTTTTGAAATCCGTAAAGGAGAATGGGTTGCTATTGTCGGCCATAACGGATCAGGCAAGTCTACTTTAGCAAAGCTATTAAACGGTCTGCAATTTCCCAAGGAAGGGAAAATTAGAGTTTGCGGTATAGAAAGTACAGAAGAGTCCGTCTGGGAAGTAAGAAAAAGAATCGGAATGGTCTTTCAAAATCCTGATAACCAATTTGTAGGCACTACTGTTCAGGATGATGTGGCTTTTGGTTTAGAAAATAACGGTATTCCTCGTGAGGTAATGGTCCAGCGTGTGAAAGAAGCGTTAGAAAAAGTTAACATGGATCAATTTCTGGATCAAGAGCCGCATCATCTGTCTGGGGGACAGAAACAAAGAGTGGCGATTGCGGGCATCCTTGCCTTAAGGCCGGAAATTATTATATTGGATGAAGCAACTTCAATGCTTGACCCTAGAGGAAGAGAAGAAGTTTTACAAACGATAAGAGATTTAAAAGATGCAGAGGGGTTAACCGTTATCTCGATTACCCACGACTTAGAAGAGGCGGCTAAAGCTGATCGGATTTTGGTGATGAATAAGGGTCAACTATATCGTGAAGGTACTCCAGAACAAATTTTTCAAATGGATGAAGAATTGATAGAACTTGGGCTGGATATCCCATTTCCGGTCAAAATGAGCAAAGCACTGAGGGAAAGAGGATTGTCTATACCTAAATATTTTTTGTCGGAAGAAGAGTTGGTGAAAGAGTTATGGACATCTCATTGCAACAAGTAG
- the rplQ gene encoding 50S ribosomal protein L17, whose translation MAYRKLGRTSAQRKAMLRDLATDLIINERIETTETRAKELRSVVEKMITLGKRGDLHARRQAAAFIRNEVANTETKQDALQKLFTDIAPRYEERQGGYTRIMKLGPRRGDGAPMVIIELV comes from the coding sequence ATGGCTTACAGAAAGTTAGGACGTACTAGTGCTCAGCGTAAAGCTATGTTGCGTGACTTAGCAACAGATTTAATTATCAATGAGCGTATTGAAACAACTGAAACTCGTGCGAAAGAACTTCGCTCAGTTGTAGAAAAAATGATCACCCTTGGAAAGCGTGGCGATTTACATGCGCGTCGTCAAGCTGCTGCTTTTATCCGTAACGAAGTTGCGAATACTGAAACAAAGCAAGATGCACTTCAAAAATTATTCACTGATATCGCTCCTCGTTACGAAGAACGCCAAGGTGGCTACACGCGTATCATGAAACTTGGTCCTCGCCGCGGTGACGGTGCACCAATGGTGATTATCGAGTTAGTTTAA
- a CDS encoding energy-coupling factor ABC transporter ATP-binding protein, whose product MDISLQQVEYRYQADTPFERLAIQDVSIDIPSGTYLAIIGHTGSGKSTVLQHLNALLKPTGGKVIIGEREIMANKKEKRLRDIRQKVGIVFQFPEHQLFEETVEKDICFGPMNFGVSEEEAKKRARQAIKQVGLPEYILGKSPFDLSGGQMRRVAIAGVLAMEPEVIVLDEPTAGLDPRGRKEIMEMFYRLHLERNLTTVLVTHSMEDAARYADQIVIMHKGKVFKKGSPEEIFASPKELIKLGLDVPEIVRFQLKIEQTFQTKLGRTFLSMEELTEAIARLLKRGNPV is encoded by the coding sequence ATGGACATCTCATTGCAACAAGTAGAATACCGGTATCAAGCTGATACTCCTTTTGAACGGCTGGCGATTCAGGATGTTTCGATTGACATCCCATCCGGCACGTATTTGGCGATTATTGGGCACACCGGTTCGGGAAAGTCAACGGTCCTTCAACATTTGAATGCATTATTAAAGCCAACCGGTGGAAAAGTCATTATTGGCGAGCGAGAAATAATGGCGAATAAAAAAGAAAAAAGACTGCGGGACATTCGGCAGAAGGTTGGAATTGTTTTTCAATTTCCAGAACATCAGCTTTTTGAAGAAACGGTAGAGAAAGATATTTGTTTCGGTCCAATGAATTTCGGAGTTTCAGAAGAAGAGGCAAAAAAACGTGCCCGGCAAGCCATCAAGCAAGTTGGGCTGCCTGAATATATTCTCGGAAAATCACCATTTGATTTATCAGGCGGTCAAATGAGAAGGGTAGCCATTGCGGGAGTATTAGCAATGGAACCTGAAGTGATCGTTCTCGACGAACCAACTGCAGGTCTCGATCCCCGTGGCCGCAAAGAGATAATGGAAATGTTCTATCGTCTTCACCTCGAAAGAAATTTGACAACTGTTTTAGTTACTCACAGTATGGAAGATGCAGCACGGTATGCAGATCAAATTGTTATTATGCATAAGGGGAAAGTATTCAAAAAAGGAAGTCCTGAAGAGATCTTCGCTTCTCCCAAGGAATTGATAAAGCTTGGCCTGGATGTTCCAGAAATCGTGCGTTTTCAATTAAAAATTGAGCAGACTTTTCAAACGAAATTAGGAAGAACGTTTCTTTCCATGGAAGAGCTGACAGAAGCTATCGCTCGTCTTTTGAAAAGGGGGAATCCGGTATGA
- the rplM gene encoding 50S ribosomal protein L13, translating into MRTTFMANANTIERKWYVVDAAGQTLGRLASEVASILRGKHKPTYTPHVDTGDHVIIINASKIELTGNKLNDKIYYRHSQYPGGLKTRTALEMRTNYPEKMLELAIKGMLPKNSLGRQMFKKLHVYAGSEHPHQAQKPEVYELRG; encoded by the coding sequence ATGCGTACAACGTTTATGGCTAATGCTAATACTATCGAACGCAAATGGTACGTGGTTGATGCTGCAGGACAAACTTTAGGTCGTCTTGCAAGTGAAGTAGCATCAATCCTTCGCGGTAAACATAAACCGACATACACACCACATGTGGACACTGGTGATCATGTTATTATCATCAATGCTTCTAAAATTGAATTAACTGGTAATAAGCTGAATGACAAAATCTACTACCGCCACAGCCAATATCCAGGTGGATTAAAAACAAGAACAGCGCTTGAAATGCGTACAAATTATCCAGAAAAAATGTTAGAGCTTGCAATTAAAGGCATGCTTCCTAAAAATTCTCTTGGCCGCCAAATGTTCAAAAAATTACACGTATACGCTGGTAGCGAACATCCGCACCAAGCACAAAAACCTGAAGTTTACGAACTTCGTGGATAA
- a CDS encoding YbaK family protein produces MTVITTFTEKRREKQIKYERSILRELSIKMLKNKFQHIFGANRLTGSFLLHSGIEEACYDIAIEAFLLGAKMSKFGYHGESIDNVRLRCEKELKHFIETLYNFFLYWRNGEEGIFSESLYYLCEQYVEYWWREGFIKGERRRKLRLP; encoded by the coding sequence TTGACTGTTATTACTACCTTTACAGAAAAAAGAAGAGAAAAACAAATTAAATATGAGCGGTCGATTCTTCGCGAATTATCGATAAAAATGTTAAAAAACAAATTCCAGCACATTTTTGGAGCAAACAGGCTAACCGGTAGTTTTTTGCTTCATTCAGGCATTGAAGAAGCTTGTTATGACATAGCCATCGAAGCCTTTTTGTTAGGAGCAAAAATGAGCAAATTTGGTTATCATGGTGAATCAATCGATAATGTACGTCTTCGGTGTGAAAAGGAACTGAAGCATTTTATTGAAACACTATACAATTTCTTTTTGTATTGGCGAAATGGAGAGGAAGGAATATTCAGCGAGTCGCTTTATTATCTTTGTGAACAATATGTTGAATATTGGTGGAGAGAAGGATTCATTAAAGGAGAAAGACGCCGCAAGCTTCGTCTGCCTTAA
- a CDS encoding energy-coupling factor transporter transmembrane component T family protein, whose translation MMEKIIFGRYVPADSIIHRMDPRSKLLIVFLFVCIVFIANNSITYGILAVYTFIMMRLSKISFRFLYGGLKPVLWLVVFTMLLHLFFTKEGQLLFELGPLKIYEEGLRKGIFISLRFFLLILVTSLLTLTTTPIEITDGLETLLKPLNKVKFPVHELALMMSISLRFIPTLMQETDKIMKAQTARGVEFTSGPVKERIKAIIPLLIPLFVSSFKRAEELATAMEARGYRGAEGRTKYRQLHWKPADTAMLVLLGIIAILLILFRT comes from the coding sequence ATGATGGAAAAAATAATCTTTGGCAGATATGTTCCTGCCGATTCCATTATTCACCGAATGGACCCTCGTTCAAAACTTTTGATCGTCTTTTTGTTTGTGTGCATTGTATTTATTGCGAACAATAGTATCACTTATGGGATCCTTGCCGTTTATACTTTTATTATGATGAGATTGTCCAAAATTTCGTTTCGCTTTCTCTATGGAGGCTTAAAACCGGTTTTATGGCTTGTCGTTTTTACGATGCTGCTTCATTTGTTTTTTACAAAAGAAGGACAGCTGCTGTTTGAATTGGGGCCGTTAAAAATATATGAAGAAGGGCTCAGGAAGGGGATTTTTATCTCACTGAGGTTTTTCCTGCTAATATTAGTAACCTCTTTGCTGACATTAACAACAACCCCGATTGAGATTACAGACGGGCTTGAAACGCTCTTAAAGCCGCTGAACAAAGTAAAGTTTCCAGTGCATGAATTAGCTCTTATGATGTCTATTTCGCTTCGTTTCATTCCAACCTTGATGCAGGAAACTGATAAAATTATGAAAGCCCAGACAGCTAGAGGCGTCGAATTTACAAGCGGTCCTGTGAAAGAAAGGATAAAAGCGATTATTCCGCTCTTAATCCCTTTATTTGTCAGCTCTTTTAAAAGAGCGGAAGAGCTTGCTACTGCGATGGAAGCCAGGGGATACCGCGGAGCAGAAGGAAGAACGAAATATCGCCAGTTACATTGGAAGCCGGCTGATACAGCTATGCTTGTTCTATTAGGAATTATCGCTATCTTATTAATCTTATTTAGGACTTAA
- the rpsI gene encoding 30S ribosomal protein S9 codes for MAQVQYMGTGRRKSSVARVRLVPGDGKIIINGRDIENYIPFAALREVVKQPLVATETLGSYDVLVNVKGGGYTGQAGAIRHGIARALLQVDPEYRPTLKRAGLLTRDARMKERKKYGLKGARRAPQFSKR; via the coding sequence TTGGCACAGGTTCAATATATGGGTACTGGTCGTCGTAAGAGCTCCGTTGCACGTGTTCGTTTAGTTCCAGGCGACGGCAAAATCATCATTAACGGTCGTGACATTGAAAACTACATTCCGTTTGCAGCTTTGCGTGAAGTTGTGAAACAACCGCTAGTAGCTACTGAAACTCTTGGCAGCTACGATGTCCTTGTAAACGTTAAGGGCGGCGGTTACACTGGTCAAGCAGGCGCAATCCGCCACGGTATTGCCCGCGCATTACTTCAAGTAGATCCAGAATATCGTCCAACATTAAAACGCGCGGGTCTATTAACTCGAGATGCAAGAATGAAAGAGCGTAAGAAATACGGTCTTAAAGGCGCTCGCCGTGCTCCTCAGTTCTCAAAACGTTAA